A stretch of Hippoglossus hippoglossus isolate fHipHip1 chromosome 20, fHipHip1.pri, whole genome shotgun sequence DNA encodes these proteins:
- the tfap2a gene encoding transcription factor AP-2-alpha isoform X1 has translation MKMLWKLTDNIKYEDCEDRHDGTSNGTARLPQLGGVGQSPYTSAPPLSHTPNSDFQPPYFPPPYQPIYPQSQDPYSHVNDPYSLNSLHAQQQPQHPGWPGQRQAQESGLLHQHRGLPHQLCRDYRREVLLPSGHGLDSGLSDSISIHGIPHSLEDVQPVEDQGIHIPDQTVIKKGPVSLSKHNNISSIPVNKDGLFGGVVNPNEVFCSVPGRLSLLSSTSKYKVTVAEVQRRLSPPECLNASLLGGVLRRAKSKNGGRSLREKLDKIGLNLPAGRRKAANVTLLTSLVEGEAVHLARDFGYVCETEFPSKAVAEYVNRQHSDPNEQVQRKNMLLATKQVCKEFTDLLSQDRSPLGNSRPQPILEPGIQSCLTHFSLISHGFGTPALCAAITALQNYLTEAIKAMDKMYLNNNPNSHDNGTKGGDKDEKHRK, from the exons ATGAAAATGCTTTGGAAATTAACagataacattaaatatgaagattGCGAG GATCGTCACGACGGCACCAGCAATGGGACAGCCAGGCTACCTCAGCTGGGCGGCGTGGGCCAGAGTCCCTACACGAGCGCGCCGCCGCTCTCCCACACGCCGAACTCGGACTTCCAGCCCCCGTACTTCCCCCCGCCCTACCAGCCCATCTACCCGCAGTCTCAGGACCCTTACTCGCACGTCAACGACCCCTACTCCCTCAACTCGCTGCACGcccagcagcagccgcagcaccCGGGATGGCCGGGCCAGCGGCAGGCCCAGGAGAGCGGCCTGCTGCACCAGCACCGCGGCCTGCCGCACCAGCTGTGCCGGGACTACCGCAGGGAAGTGCTGCTGCCGTCCGGCCACGGTCTCGACTCGGGACTGTCGGACTCTATCTCTATCCATGGAATACCTCACTCTTTAGAAGACGTTCAG CCTGTTGAGGATCAAGGAATTCACATCCCCGACCAGACTGTAATTAAAAAAG GTCCAGTGTCCTTATCCAAGCACAACAACATCTCCTCCATCCCCGTAAACAAGGACGGTCTCTTCGGCGGCGTGGTGAACCCCAACGAGGTGTTCTGCTCGGTACCGGGCCGCCTCTCCCTGCTCAGCTCCACGTCGAAGtacaaggtcacggtggccgaGGTGCAGAGGCGCCTCTCGCCGCCCGAGTGCCTCAACGCCTCCCTGCTGGGCGGGGTGCTGAGGAG GGCCAAGTCTAAGAATGGAGGAAGATCCTTAAGGGAGAAGCTGGATAAAATCGGCTTGAATCTACCTGCGGGCAGACGCAAGGCAGCCAACGTCACCTTGCTGACGTCACTAGTCGAGG GCGAGGCGGTGCATCTTGCCAGGGATTTTGGTTATGTATGCGAGACCGAGTTTCCATCCAAGGCAGTAGCTGAATATGTAAACCGTCAGCATTCCGACCCAAACGAACAAgtccaaagaaaaaacatgctATTGGCCACAAA GCAAGTCTGCAAAGAGTTCACGGACCTGCTGTCCCAGGACCGCTCGCCGCTGGGGAACTCGCGGCCGCAGCCCATCCTCGAACCGGGAATCCAGAGCTGCTTGACCCACTTCAGTCTAATCTCGCACGGTTTTGGGACCCCGGCGCTGTGCGCGGCCATCACGGCCCTGCAGAACTATCTGACCGAGGCTATCAAAGCCATGGACAAAATGTACCTCAACAACAACCCAAACAGTCACGATAACGGCACTAAAGGCGGAGACAAAGACGAGAAACACAGAAAGTGA
- the tmem14ca gene encoding transmembrane protein 14C isoform X2 — protein sequence MLPCLLLVQLVLSSSSGSQLSLAPAELFTRVSNMSTDWVGYGYAALVASGGVIGYVKAGSVPSLAAGLLFGGLSGFGAYQISNDPKNIWVSLATSGALTGVMGKRFYGSRKFMPAGLMAAASLLMVGKLGVSLLQKPQPS from the exons ATGCTCCCGTGTCTCCTGTTGGTTCAGCTCGtcctctccagcagctccgGGTCGCAGCTCTCACTCGCTCCTGCAGAGCTTTTCACTCGT GTGTCCAACATGTCCACGGACTGGGTCGGTTACGGGTACGCAGCGCTGGTCGCATCCGGCGGAGTCATCGGTTACGTCAAAGCAG GCAGCGTCCCCTCTCTGGCTGCAGGTCTCCTCTTCGGGGGCCTTTCAGGGTTTGGTGCCTACCAGATCTCCAACGACCCCAAGAATATTTGGGTTTCCCTCG CTACTTCCGGAGCTCTGACTGGCGTAATGGGAAAGAGGTTCTATGGGTCCAGGAAGTTCATGCCAGCGGGCTTGATGGCTGCAGCAAG TCTTCTGATGGTGGGGAAGCTTGGCGTGTCACTGCTCCAGAAACCCCAGCCGTCCTGA
- the tmem14ca gene encoding transmembrane protein 14C isoform X3, producing the protein MSTDWVGYGYAALVASGGVIGYVKAGSVPSLAAGLLFGGLSGFGAYQISNDPKNIWVSLATSGALTGVMGKRFYGSRKFMPAGLMAAASLLMVGKLGVSLLQKPQPS; encoded by the exons ATGTCCACGGACTGGGTCGGTTACGGGTACGCAGCGCTGGTCGCATCCGGCGGAGTCATCGGTTACGTCAAAGCAG GCAGCGTCCCCTCTCTGGCTGCAGGTCTCCTCTTCGGGGGCCTTTCAGGGTTTGGTGCCTACCAGATCTCCAACGACCCCAAGAATATTTGGGTTTCCCTCG CTACTTCCGGAGCTCTGACTGGCGTAATGGGAAAGAGGTTCTATGGGTCCAGGAAGTTCATGCCAGCGGGCTTGATGGCTGCAGCAAG TCTTCTGATGGTGGGGAAGCTTGGCGTGTCACTGCTCCAGAAACCCCAGCCGTCCTGA
- the tfap2a gene encoding transcription factor AP-2-alpha isoform X2: MLVHSFSAMDRHDGTSNGTARLPQLGGVGQSPYTSAPPLSHTPNSDFQPPYFPPPYQPIYPQSQDPYSHVNDPYSLNSLHAQQQPQHPGWPGQRQAQESGLLHQHRGLPHQLCRDYRREVLLPSGHGLDSGLSDSISIHGIPHSLEDVQPVEDQGIHIPDQTVIKKGPVSLSKHNNISSIPVNKDGLFGGVVNPNEVFCSVPGRLSLLSSTSKYKVTVAEVQRRLSPPECLNASLLGGVLRRAKSKNGGRSLREKLDKIGLNLPAGRRKAANVTLLTSLVEGEAVHLARDFGYVCETEFPSKAVAEYVNRQHSDPNEQVQRKNMLLATKQVCKEFTDLLSQDRSPLGNSRPQPILEPGIQSCLTHFSLISHGFGTPALCAAITALQNYLTEAIKAMDKMYLNNNPNSHDNGTKGGDKDEKHRK, from the exons ATGTTGGTGCACAGTTTTTCCGCGATG GATCGTCACGACGGCACCAGCAATGGGACAGCCAGGCTACCTCAGCTGGGCGGCGTGGGCCAGAGTCCCTACACGAGCGCGCCGCCGCTCTCCCACACGCCGAACTCGGACTTCCAGCCCCCGTACTTCCCCCCGCCCTACCAGCCCATCTACCCGCAGTCTCAGGACCCTTACTCGCACGTCAACGACCCCTACTCCCTCAACTCGCTGCACGcccagcagcagccgcagcaccCGGGATGGCCGGGCCAGCGGCAGGCCCAGGAGAGCGGCCTGCTGCACCAGCACCGCGGCCTGCCGCACCAGCTGTGCCGGGACTACCGCAGGGAAGTGCTGCTGCCGTCCGGCCACGGTCTCGACTCGGGACTGTCGGACTCTATCTCTATCCATGGAATACCTCACTCTTTAGAAGACGTTCAG CCTGTTGAGGATCAAGGAATTCACATCCCCGACCAGACTGTAATTAAAAAAG GTCCAGTGTCCTTATCCAAGCACAACAACATCTCCTCCATCCCCGTAAACAAGGACGGTCTCTTCGGCGGCGTGGTGAACCCCAACGAGGTGTTCTGCTCGGTACCGGGCCGCCTCTCCCTGCTCAGCTCCACGTCGAAGtacaaggtcacggtggccgaGGTGCAGAGGCGCCTCTCGCCGCCCGAGTGCCTCAACGCCTCCCTGCTGGGCGGGGTGCTGAGGAG GGCCAAGTCTAAGAATGGAGGAAGATCCTTAAGGGAGAAGCTGGATAAAATCGGCTTGAATCTACCTGCGGGCAGACGCAAGGCAGCCAACGTCACCTTGCTGACGTCACTAGTCGAGG GCGAGGCGGTGCATCTTGCCAGGGATTTTGGTTATGTATGCGAGACCGAGTTTCCATCCAAGGCAGTAGCTGAATATGTAAACCGTCAGCATTCCGACCCAAACGAACAAgtccaaagaaaaaacatgctATTGGCCACAAA GCAAGTCTGCAAAGAGTTCACGGACCTGCTGTCCCAGGACCGCTCGCCGCTGGGGAACTCGCGGCCGCAGCCCATCCTCGAACCGGGAATCCAGAGCTGCTTGACCCACTTCAGTCTAATCTCGCACGGTTTTGGGACCCCGGCGCTGTGCGCGGCCATCACGGCCCTGCAGAACTATCTGACCGAGGCTATCAAAGCCATGGACAAAATGTACCTCAACAACAACCCAAACAGTCACGATAACGGCACTAAAGGCGGAGACAAAGACGAGAAACACAGAAAGTGA
- the tmem14ca gene encoding transmembrane protein 14C isoform X1 gives MLPCLLLVQLVLSSSSGSQLSLAPAELFTRVSNMSTDWVGYGYAALVASGGVIGYVKAGSVPSLAAGLLFGGLSGFGAYQISNDPKNIWVSLATSGALTGVMGKRFYGSRKFMPAGLMAAARYHSFHAEHTGEVIMSFSSP, from the exons ATGCTCCCGTGTCTCCTGTTGGTTCAGCTCGtcctctccagcagctccgGGTCGCAGCTCTCACTCGCTCCTGCAGAGCTTTTCACTCGT GTGTCCAACATGTCCACGGACTGGGTCGGTTACGGGTACGCAGCGCTGGTCGCATCCGGCGGAGTCATCGGTTACGTCAAAGCAG GCAGCGTCCCCTCTCTGGCTGCAGGTCTCCTCTTCGGGGGCCTTTCAGGGTTTGGTGCCTACCAGATCTCCAACGACCCCAAGAATATTTGGGTTTCCCTCG CTACTTCCGGAGCTCTGACTGGCGTAATGGGAAAGAGGTTCTATGGGTCCAGGAAGTTCATGCCAGCGGGCTTGATGGCTGCAGCAAGGTATCATTCATTTCATGCAGAACATACTGGAGAAGTAATAAT GTCATTTAGCAGCCCCTGA